In Oncorhynchus clarkii lewisi isolate Uvic-CL-2024 chromosome 16, UVic_Ocla_1.0, whole genome shotgun sequence, one genomic interval encodes:
- the LOC139368860 gene encoding YTH domain-containing family protein 1-like isoform X3: MSATSIDPQVTRSKGQASKVQNGSLHQKETVHDNDFEPYLTGQSTQVRDWPQNSSYQSMTDPYLSSYYAPSIGFPYPLSEAPWSTGGDPPIPYLTPYGPLSNGDHHFMPDTVFGQPGGLGSSIYPHRFNFFPENPTFSAWGTSGSQGQQTQSSAYGGSYSYPPSSLGGTLVPDGQTGFHSDTLNKAPGMNSLEQGMVGLKIGGDLTGQGSGIKAVGSVIGGPPVVAQGNGGTSIGMPPPKPASWAAIASKPAKPQQLKNKVKPGMPSPGGTLPPPPIKHNMDIGTWDNKGPMNKVAQAPMQQQQAMSMPHGHPMQPQTPMQQNPMQPPPQSLLQQQMQPMALHHQHPPQPYQHQTQPPPPQTRWVAPRNRNLGYGQGGAGMDGSSMIGIVSGGNGGPPGSAGMVPGGVENHPVLEKLRAAHSYNPRVFEWNLKNGRVFIIKSYSEDDIHRSIKYSIWCSTEHGNKRLDGAFRSLNGKGPVYLLFSVNGSGHFCGVAEMRSSVDYGTSAGVWAQDKWKGKFDVDWLFVKDVPNSQLRHIRLENNDNKPVTNSRDTQEVPLEKAKQVMKIIVGFKHTTSIFDDFSHYEKRQEEEEETFEPPAPIQNRSRLEQERQNRSKQQ, encoded by the exons AGATCAAAGGGACAAGCATCTAAAG TGCAAAATGGTTCGCTGCATCAGAAGGAGACTGTCCACGACAATGACTTTGAGCCGtacctcactggccaatcaaccCAGGTGCGTGACTGGCCGCAG AACAGCAGCTACCAGTCCATGACCGACCCCTACCTGTCTAGCTACTACGCCCCCTCCATCGGCTTCCCCTACCCCCTCAGTGAGGCCCCCTGGTCCACTGGTGGAGACCCCCCAATCCCTTACCTCACCCCCTACGGACCCTTGAGCAATGGAGACCACCACTTCATGCCCGACACCGTGTTTGGCCAGCCTGGAGGGCTTGGCAGCAGCATCTACCCCCACCGCTTTAACTTTTTCCCTGAGAACCCGACCTTCTCCGCCTGGGGCACCAGTGGCTCCCAGGGCCAGCAGACTCAGAGCTCAGCCTACGGTGGCAGCTATAGCTACCCTCCCAGCTCCCTGGGTGGCACACTGGTGCCTGACGGCCAGACAGGCTTCCATAGCGACACCCTCAACAAGGCCCCTGGCATGAACAGCCTGGAGCAGGGCATGGTGGGCCTGAAGATCGGTGGTGACCTCACAGGCCAGGGGTCAGGAATCAAGGCTGTGGGCTCTGTGATTGGCGGACCGCCGGTGGTGGCACAGGGGAACGGGGGTACGTCCATCGGTATGCCCCCGCCGAAGCCCGCCTCCTGGGCGGCCATCGCTAGTAAGCCGGCCAAACCCCAGCAGTTGAAGAACAAGGTGAAACCAGGCATGCCCAGCCCTGGGGGAACCCTGCCCCCTCCGCCCATCAAACACAACATGGACATTGGCACTTGGGACAACAAGGGGCCTATGAATAAAGTGGCCCAAGCCCCCATGCAGCAGCAGCAGGCTATGAGCATGCCCCATGGCCAccccatgcagccccagacccCCATGCAGCAGAACCCCATGCagccccctccccagtccctgctgcagcaGCAAATGCAGCCCATGGCCTTACACCACCAGCACCCTCCTCAACCCTACCAACACCAGACCCAACCCCCACCTCCCCAGACCCGCTGGGTCGCCCCGCGCAACCGTAACCTTGGATACGGACAAGGAGGGGCCGGCATGGACGGTAGCAGTATGATTGGCATAGTCAGCGGGGGTAATGGCGGTCCCCCTGGTTCTGCCGGTATGGTCCCTGGTGGAGTGGAGAACCACCCGGTGTTGGAGAAGCTGCGTGCCGCCCACAGCTACAACCCCAGGGTGTTTGAGTGGAACCTGAAGAACGGCCGTGTGTTCATCATCAAGAGCTACTCTGAGGACGACATCCACCGTTCCATCAAGTACTCCATCTGGTGCAGCACCGAGCACGGCAACAAGCGCCTGGACGGGGCCTTCCGCAGCCTCAACGGCAAAGGACCCGTTTACCTGCTGTTCAGCGTCAACGGCAGCGGCCACTTCTGCGGCGTGGCCGAGATGCGCTCGTCCGTGGACTACGGCACCAGTGCCGGCGTCTGGGCGCAGGACAAGTGGAAGGGCAAGTTTGACGTGGACTGGCTGTTTGTTAAGGATGTGCCCAACAGCCAGCTGCGCCACATCCGCCTTGAGAACAACGACAACAAGCCGGTGACCAACTCCCGGGACACTCAGGAGGTCCCTCTGGAGAAGGCCAAGCAGGTGATGAAGATCATCGTGGGCTTCAAGCACACCACCTCCATCTTCGACGACTTCTCCCACTATGAGAAgaggcaggaggaagaggaggag ACCTTTGAGCCGCCTGCACCCATCCAGAACCGTTCTCGGCTGGAGCAG GAGCGCCAAAACAGGAGTAAACAGCAGTAG
- the LOC139368860 gene encoding YTH domain-containing family protein 1-like isoform X6 — translation MSATSIDPQRSKGQASKVQNGSLHQKETVHDNDFEPYLTGQSTQNSSYQSMTDPYLSSYYAPSIGFPYPLSEAPWSTGGDPPIPYLTPYGPLSNGDHHFMPDTVFGQPGGLGSSIYPHRFNFFPENPTFSAWGTSGSQGQQTQSSAYGGSYSYPPSSLGGTLVPDGQTGFHSDTLNKAPGMNSLEQGMVGLKIGGDLTGQGSGIKAVGSVIGGPPVVAQGNGGTSIGMPPPKPASWAAIASKPAKPQQLKNKVKPGMPSPGGTLPPPPIKHNMDIGTWDNKGPMNKVAQAPMQQQQAMSMPHGHPMQPQTPMQQNPMQPPPQSLLQQQMQPMALHHQHPPQPYQHQTQPPPPQTRWVAPRNRNLGYGQGGAGMDGSSMIGIVSGGNGGPPGSAGMVPGGVENHPVLEKLRAAHSYNPRVFEWNLKNGRVFIIKSYSEDDIHRSIKYSIWCSTEHGNKRLDGAFRSLNGKGPVYLLFSVNGSGHFCGVAEMRSSVDYGTSAGVWAQDKWKGKFDVDWLFVKDVPNSQLRHIRLENNDNKPVTNSRDTQEVPLEKAKQVMKIIVGFKHTTSIFDDFSHYEKRQEEEEETFEPPAPIQNRSRLEQERQNRSKQQ, via the exons AGATCAAAGGGACAAGCATCTAAAG TGCAAAATGGTTCGCTGCATCAGAAGGAGACTGTCCACGACAATGACTTTGAGCCGtacctcactggccaatcaaccCAG AACAGCAGCTACCAGTCCATGACCGACCCCTACCTGTCTAGCTACTACGCCCCCTCCATCGGCTTCCCCTACCCCCTCAGTGAGGCCCCCTGGTCCACTGGTGGAGACCCCCCAATCCCTTACCTCACCCCCTACGGACCCTTGAGCAATGGAGACCACCACTTCATGCCCGACACCGTGTTTGGCCAGCCTGGAGGGCTTGGCAGCAGCATCTACCCCCACCGCTTTAACTTTTTCCCTGAGAACCCGACCTTCTCCGCCTGGGGCACCAGTGGCTCCCAGGGCCAGCAGACTCAGAGCTCAGCCTACGGTGGCAGCTATAGCTACCCTCCCAGCTCCCTGGGTGGCACACTGGTGCCTGACGGCCAGACAGGCTTCCATAGCGACACCCTCAACAAGGCCCCTGGCATGAACAGCCTGGAGCAGGGCATGGTGGGCCTGAAGATCGGTGGTGACCTCACAGGCCAGGGGTCAGGAATCAAGGCTGTGGGCTCTGTGATTGGCGGACCGCCGGTGGTGGCACAGGGGAACGGGGGTACGTCCATCGGTATGCCCCCGCCGAAGCCCGCCTCCTGGGCGGCCATCGCTAGTAAGCCGGCCAAACCCCAGCAGTTGAAGAACAAGGTGAAACCAGGCATGCCCAGCCCTGGGGGAACCCTGCCCCCTCCGCCCATCAAACACAACATGGACATTGGCACTTGGGACAACAAGGGGCCTATGAATAAAGTGGCCCAAGCCCCCATGCAGCAGCAGCAGGCTATGAGCATGCCCCATGGCCAccccatgcagccccagacccCCATGCAGCAGAACCCCATGCagccccctccccagtccctgctgcagcaGCAAATGCAGCCCATGGCCTTACACCACCAGCACCCTCCTCAACCCTACCAACACCAGACCCAACCCCCACCTCCCCAGACCCGCTGGGTCGCCCCGCGCAACCGTAACCTTGGATACGGACAAGGAGGGGCCGGCATGGACGGTAGCAGTATGATTGGCATAGTCAGCGGGGGTAATGGCGGTCCCCCTGGTTCTGCCGGTATGGTCCCTGGTGGAGTGGAGAACCACCCGGTGTTGGAGAAGCTGCGTGCCGCCCACAGCTACAACCCCAGGGTGTTTGAGTGGAACCTGAAGAACGGCCGTGTGTTCATCATCAAGAGCTACTCTGAGGACGACATCCACCGTTCCATCAAGTACTCCATCTGGTGCAGCACCGAGCACGGCAACAAGCGCCTGGACGGGGCCTTCCGCAGCCTCAACGGCAAAGGACCCGTTTACCTGCTGTTCAGCGTCAACGGCAGCGGCCACTTCTGCGGCGTGGCCGAGATGCGCTCGTCCGTGGACTACGGCACCAGTGCCGGCGTCTGGGCGCAGGACAAGTGGAAGGGCAAGTTTGACGTGGACTGGCTGTTTGTTAAGGATGTGCCCAACAGCCAGCTGCGCCACATCCGCCTTGAGAACAACGACAACAAGCCGGTGACCAACTCCCGGGACACTCAGGAGGTCCCTCTGGAGAAGGCCAAGCAGGTGATGAAGATCATCGTGGGCTTCAAGCACACCACCTCCATCTTCGACGACTTCTCCCACTATGAGAAgaggcaggaggaagaggaggag ACCTTTGAGCCGCCTGCACCCATCCAGAACCGTTCTCGGCTGGAGCAG GAGCGCCAAAACAGGAGTAAACAGCAGTAG